From one Streptomyces sp. CA-210063 genomic stretch:
- a CDS encoding glycoside hydrolase 5 family protein — MRRRQGPSLEEDAISTPPSPAPALRFGVNYTPRRGWFHAWHDFDPGLAREDLAQIADLGLDHVRVFHLWPLLQPNRTLVRASAVDQLVRLVDLAAECGLDVLVDGVQGHLSSFDFYPEWTRSWHHRNVFTDPEAIEAQALLLRTLGRALSGHPHLIGLQLGNELNNLVEHNPVSVAEVDHYLDTLLAAARDGLGEGGGLVTHSAYDAAWYGDDHPFTPEASARKGDLTTVHPWVFSADCARRYGPRSPQVHHLAEYGTELAAAYATDPARPVWVQETGAPEPHIPAADAPDFARATLLNAAGCTHLWGVTWWCSHDVDRSLADFPELEYTLGLFDSTGRPKPIADALSTAVAEIRTAAAPPAPRTTALVLDCTRSTRSVSGPGGAFFDTWMRLRQEGSRPAVVLAERTEDSAYLAARGIRELIAGK, encoded by the coding sequence ATTCGCCGGAGACAAGGTCCATCTCTTGAGGAGGACGCCATCAGCACGCCGCCCTCGCCCGCGCCCGCACTCCGCTTCGGGGTCAACTACACCCCACGCCGCGGCTGGTTCCACGCCTGGCACGACTTCGATCCCGGGCTCGCGCGTGAGGACCTGGCGCAGATCGCCGACCTGGGACTGGACCACGTCCGGGTCTTCCACCTCTGGCCCCTGCTCCAGCCGAACCGCACCCTGGTCCGGGCGTCGGCCGTGGACCAGCTCGTCCGGCTGGTGGACCTGGCGGCCGAGTGCGGTCTCGACGTCCTCGTGGACGGCGTGCAGGGCCATCTGTCGAGCTTCGACTTCTACCCGGAGTGGACGCGCAGCTGGCACCACCGCAACGTCTTCACCGACCCCGAGGCGATCGAGGCCCAGGCGCTGCTGCTGCGCACACTGGGCCGTGCCCTGTCCGGCCACCCCCATCTCATCGGCCTCCAGCTCGGCAACGAGCTCAACAACCTGGTCGAGCACAACCCGGTGTCCGTGGCCGAGGTCGACCACTACCTGGACACCCTGCTGGCCGCCGCGCGGGACGGGCTCGGCGAGGGCGGCGGTCTGGTCACGCACTCGGCGTACGACGCCGCCTGGTACGGCGACGACCACCCCTTCACCCCCGAGGCCTCGGCCCGCAAGGGCGACCTGACCACCGTCCACCCCTGGGTCTTCTCCGCCGACTGCGCCCGCCGCTACGGCCCGCGCTCACCGCAGGTGCACCACCTCGCGGAGTACGGCACGGAACTGGCCGCCGCCTACGCCACCGACCCGGCCCGCCCGGTCTGGGTCCAGGAGACCGGGGCGCCCGAGCCGCACATCCCGGCGGCCGACGCCCCCGACTTCGCCCGCGCCACCCTCCTCAACGCGGCCGGCTGCACCCACCTGTGGGGCGTCACCTGGTGGTGCTCCCACGACGTCGACCGCTCCCTGGCCGACTTCCCTGAACTGGAGTACACGCTCGGCCTCTTCGACTCCACGGGCCGCCCCAAGCCGATCGCGGACGCCCTGTCCACGGCGGTGGCCGAGATCCGTACGGCCGCCGCCCCGCCCGCTCCCCGCACGACGGCCCTCGTCCTGGACTGCACCCGGTCCACGCGCTCGGTCTCCGGCCCGGGCGGCGCGTTCTTCGACACGTGGATGCGCCTGCGACAGGAGGGCAGCCGCCCGGCGGTGGTCCTGGCGGAGCGCACGGAGGACTCCGCGTACCTCGCGGCGCGGGGAATCAGGGAGCTGATCGCCGGGAAGTGA
- a CDS encoding BadF/BadG/BcrA/BcrD ATPase family protein encodes MNQGPADSPTAGDSPVAAASPAYVVGLDAGGTRTRAVLADLGDGRVRGEGTAGPGNSLTVPGPVLADHLAEAVAQAVPEPLRGRVIAVAGGFAGAGHQAQGADEPGRLRARAALSAALARIGIAPATVGVHSDIETTFAAAPGHPADGLVLVAGTGAVAARVAGRVPTATSGGDGWLLGDDGGGFWIGRAAVRAALRAADGRSVPTALVRAVGQDLGLPAEVLPPEGYGAAADVPWSAERRTAYRARLLPAVMDRPPVRLADHAPAVVRTAEEKDAVAVQILQEAARRLAETVAALTPRLGEPLVATGGLLAPNGPLLFPLTERLAPFGLAVVPVSDGSPGAVALARLAHATGG; translated from the coding sequence TTGAACCAAGGTCCCGCGGATTCGCCGACTGCCGGCGACTCCCCGGTCGCCGCTGCTTCCCCGGCCTACGTGGTCGGCCTCGACGCCGGCGGCACCCGGACCCGTGCCGTCCTCGCCGATCTGGGCGACGGCCGCGTCCGGGGCGAGGGCACGGCCGGGCCGGGCAACTCGCTGACCGTGCCCGGGCCGGTGCTTGCCGACCACCTCGCCGAGGCCGTCGCACAAGCCGTGCCCGAACCGCTGCGCGGGCGGGTGATCGCGGTGGCGGGCGGCTTCGCGGGGGCCGGCCACCAGGCCCAGGGCGCCGACGAGCCCGGTCGGCTGCGGGCCCGGGCCGCCCTGTCCGCCGCGCTCGCCCGGATCGGCATCGCCCCTGCCACGGTCGGCGTCCACAGCGACATCGAGACGACGTTCGCCGCGGCCCCCGGCCATCCCGCCGACGGGCTGGTCCTGGTGGCCGGCACCGGCGCCGTCGCGGCCCGGGTCGCCGGACGAGTGCCGACCGCGACCTCCGGCGGCGACGGCTGGCTCCTCGGGGACGACGGCGGTGGCTTCTGGATCGGCCGCGCTGCCGTACGGGCCGCCCTGCGCGCGGCCGACGGCCGGAGCGTGCCCACCGCGCTCGTCCGCGCCGTCGGCCAGGACCTCGGGCTGCCGGCGGAGGTCCTGCCCCCGGAAGGCTACGGTGCCGCCGCCGACGTCCCGTGGAGCGCCGAGCGGCGCACCGCCTACCGCGCCCGTCTGCTGCCCGCCGTCATGGACAGGCCGCCCGTCCGCCTGGCCGACCACGCGCCCGCGGTGGTGCGGACCGCCGAGGAGAAGGACGCCGTCGCCGTGCAGATCCTCCAGGAGGCCGCCCGCCGTCTGGCCGAGACCGTCGCGGCCCTGACGCCCCGCCTGGGTGAACCCCTCGTCGCCACGGGTGGCCTGCTCGCCCCGAACGGCCCCCTGCTGTTCCCGCTGACCGAACGCCTGGCCCCTTTCGGACTCGCCGTCGTCCCGGTGTCGGACGGCTCCCCGGGCGCCGTCGCCCTGGCCCGCCTCGCCCACGCCACCGGAGGCTGA
- a CDS encoding glycoside hydrolase family 3 N-terminal domain-containing protein yields the protein MPPQDQTVAPAATAKQPPYLDPAAPLDTRVADLLSRMTLREKAGQLNQRMYGWDAYRRTPGGEFELTDALYAETERFAGLGALYGLMRADAWSGVDHGHGPGAEDSVDLADLVQRHVLERSRLRIPALFVEEAPHGHMALDGTVLPVNLAVGATWDPALYERAAAHAAAELRARGGHVALVSALDIARDPRWGRTEECFGEDPYLAARLTEALVHGMQGTGELFAPDRAPVVLKHFAGQGATVGGRNSAESELGTRELHEIHLPAARAGVRAGAAAVMAAYNEVDGIPCSGNRALLTGLLRDRWGFQGLVMADGLAVDRLARITGDKVSAGALALDAGVDLSLWDEGFTHLAEAVERGLVSEAALDAAVARVLRLKFRLGLFEHPYTRRAPVPEHTGRALSTDLARACVTLLHNPAGVLPIGPSVRRIAVLGPHAATIAHQLGDYTAPQRPGTGVSVLDALRRLAPAGTDVRHAKGAALTGADRTGIPGAIAEAAAADVAVLVLGGSSARTPDTEFDANGAARTVVSEMTCGEGVDLAGLRLGEAQHALLDAVVATGTPTAVVLIQGRPHVVPETAGALLTAWYPGPWGGTAIAEVLLGLAEPTGRLPVSVPRSAAQLPVYYNHKDTEYGAYVDESAEPLHSFGHGLSYTSFAYGRPHLAGAGIEVDVTNTGKRHGRTVVQAYLRRLVTPVWPRTLELCAFEGVGLSPGERRTISLSFEVPPGVGAVEIRVAESARGALTVVPLVLDLRERPQSLTAPEDTPL from the coding sequence ATGCCCCCTCAGGACCAGACGGTCGCCCCGGCCGCGACAGCCAAGCAGCCGCCGTACCTCGACCCGGCCGCCCCCCTCGACACCCGCGTCGCCGACCTCCTCTCCCGCATGACCCTGCGTGAGAAGGCCGGCCAGCTCAACCAGCGGATGTACGGCTGGGACGCCTACCGCCGCACCCCGGGCGGAGAGTTCGAACTCACCGACGCCCTGTACGCCGAGACCGAGCGCTTCGCGGGCCTCGGCGCCCTCTACGGCCTGATGCGCGCCGACGCCTGGTCCGGCGTCGACCACGGCCACGGACCCGGCGCCGAGGACAGCGTCGACCTCGCCGACCTGGTCCAGCGCCACGTCCTGGAACGCAGCCGCCTCCGCATCCCCGCCCTGTTCGTCGAGGAGGCGCCGCACGGCCACATGGCCCTCGACGGCACGGTCCTCCCCGTCAACCTGGCCGTCGGCGCCACCTGGGACCCCGCCCTGTACGAGAGGGCCGCCGCCCACGCAGCCGCCGAACTCCGCGCCCGCGGCGGCCACGTGGCCCTGGTCTCCGCGCTGGACATCGCCCGGGACCCGCGCTGGGGCCGTACCGAGGAGTGTTTCGGCGAGGACCCGTACCTCGCGGCCCGCCTCACCGAGGCGCTCGTCCACGGAATGCAGGGCACCGGAGAACTCTTCGCCCCCGACCGCGCCCCCGTCGTCCTCAAGCACTTCGCCGGCCAGGGCGCCACCGTCGGCGGCCGCAACTCCGCCGAGTCCGAACTCGGCACCCGCGAACTGCACGAGATCCACCTCCCGGCCGCCCGGGCCGGAGTGCGCGCGGGCGCCGCCGCCGTCATGGCCGCCTACAACGAGGTCGACGGCATCCCCTGCTCCGGCAACCGCGCCCTCCTCACCGGACTGCTCCGCGACCGCTGGGGCTTCCAGGGCCTGGTCATGGCCGACGGACTCGCCGTGGACCGGCTGGCCCGCATCACCGGCGACAAGGTCTCCGCGGGCGCCCTCGCCCTCGACGCCGGAGTCGACCTCAGCCTCTGGGACGAGGGCTTCACACACCTGGCGGAAGCAGTCGAGCGGGGCCTGGTGAGCGAAGCCGCCCTGGACGCCGCCGTCGCCCGCGTCCTGCGCCTGAAGTTCCGCCTCGGTCTGTTCGAGCACCCCTACACGCGCCGCGCGCCGGTCCCCGAGCACACCGGCCGGGCCCTGAGCACCGACCTGGCCCGCGCCTGTGTCACGCTCCTCCACAACCCGGCCGGCGTCCTCCCGATCGGGCCCTCGGTACGCCGTATCGCCGTGCTCGGCCCGCACGCGGCCACCATCGCCCACCAGCTCGGCGACTACACCGCCCCACAGCGCCCCGGCACCGGCGTGAGCGTCCTCGACGCACTGCGCCGCCTCGCCCCGGCCGGCACGGACGTCCGCCACGCCAAGGGCGCGGCCCTCACCGGCGCCGACCGCACCGGCATACCCGGGGCGATCGCCGAGGCCGCCGCGGCCGACGTGGCCGTGCTCGTGCTGGGCGGCAGCAGCGCGCGTACGCCCGACACGGAGTTCGACGCCAACGGCGCCGCGCGGACCGTCGTGTCCGAGATGACCTGCGGCGAGGGCGTCGACCTCGCGGGGCTGCGGCTGGGGGAGGCCCAGCACGCGCTGCTGGACGCGGTCGTCGCGACGGGCACGCCGACGGCGGTCGTCCTCATCCAGGGCCGCCCGCACGTGGTGCCCGAGACGGCGGGCGCGCTGCTCACCGCCTGGTACCCGGGCCCCTGGGGCGGCACCGCGATCGCCGAGGTACTGCTGGGACTCGCCGAACCCACGGGCCGACTGCCCGTCTCCGTGCCGCGCTCGGCGGCCCAACTCCCCGTCTACTACAACCACAAGGACACCGAGTACGGCGCCTACGTGGACGAGAGCGCCGAGCCGCTGCACTCCTTCGGGCACGGGCTGTCGTACACGAGCTTCGCGTACGGCCGACCACACCTCGCGGGGGCCGGCATCGAGGTCGATGTCACCAACACGGGAAAACGGCACGGCCGTACGGTCGTCCAGGCCTACCTGCGACGGCTGGTCACCCCCGTATGGCCGCGCACCCTCGAACTGTGCGCGTTCGAGGGTGTCGGCCTTTCGCCGGGTGAGCGCCGGACGATCTCCCTATCCTTTGAGGTGCCCCCCGGGGTCGGTGCCGTCGAGATCCGCGTAGCCGAGTCGGCGCGGGGGGCGCTCACCGTCGTACCCCTGGTCCTGGACCTGAGAGAGCGGCCTCAGAGCTTGACGGCCCCGGAGGACACCCCCTTGTAG
- a CDS encoding carbohydrate ABC transporter permease codes for MTTAVKEQRTAAAVTPVERRRRLMPRWRDYGRPRELVVRYLLLLFVLGITVGPLLWQLLSSLKGVGEDVFGANASLFPSDPTLRAYREVFAQVPVWTYIGNSMAVVVLSVTSQLVFSTLAGYMLSKPSWKGRKLVWVLLMASMMFPFESIMVSLFLSIRDLGLIDHVAGVWLPGFVAAINVLIMRAAFLAVPREIEDAAMLDGAGEWKRFRHLYLPSAWGAILVVTINTFISAWDDFLWPLIVLRTEDHFTLTLGLARLQSSSFGYDQRMVMAGSVISVIPVLVLFVITQRWFYKGVSSGAVKL; via the coding sequence ATGACCACCGCCGTGAAGGAGCAGCGGACGGCGGCGGCCGTGACCCCGGTGGAGCGGCGGCGGCGCCTGATGCCGCGCTGGCGGGACTACGGCCGGCCACGCGAACTCGTCGTGCGCTACCTGCTGTTGCTGTTCGTCCTCGGCATCACCGTCGGCCCGCTGCTGTGGCAGCTGCTGTCGTCGCTGAAGGGCGTCGGCGAGGACGTGTTCGGCGCGAACGCCTCTCTCTTCCCGAGCGACCCGACCCTGCGCGCCTACCGCGAGGTGTTCGCGCAGGTTCCGGTCTGGACGTACATCGGCAACAGCATGGCCGTCGTCGTGCTGTCGGTCACGAGCCAGCTGGTCTTCTCCACGCTCGCCGGCTACATGCTCTCCAAGCCGAGCTGGAAGGGCCGCAAGCTGGTCTGGGTGCTGCTGATGGCGTCCATGATGTTCCCCTTCGAGTCGATCATGGTCTCGCTGTTCCTCAGCATCCGTGACCTCGGCCTGATCGACCACGTGGCGGGCGTCTGGCTGCCCGGCTTCGTCGCCGCCATCAACGTCCTCATCATGCGGGCCGCGTTCCTCGCCGTGCCGCGTGAGATCGAGGACGCGGCGATGCTGGACGGGGCGGGCGAGTGGAAACGGTTCCGCCATCTGTATCTGCCGTCCGCGTGGGGAGCCATCCTCGTCGTCACCATCAACACCTTCATCAGCGCCTGGGACGACTTCCTCTGGCCCCTGATCGTGCTGCGCACCGAGGACCACTTCACCCTGACCCTGGGCCTCGCCCGCCTCCAGTCCTCGTCCTTCGGCTACGACCAGCGGATGGTGATGGCGGGCTCGGTGATCTCCGTGATCCCGGTGCTGGTGCTGTTCGTGATCACCCAGCGGTGGTTCTACAAGGGGGTGTCCTCCGGGGCCGTCAAGCTCTGA
- a CDS encoding carbohydrate ABC transporter permease produces the protein MTTLSPPTKGSGVAVSSRDSRPGEPSGRRRPLRALKPGPTADAGGAALYRRWWLPWLWMSPAIIGVTAFGVYPFLNTLLLSFTDAKPLGGAASFVGLDNYTRLLGDSDFWLATRNSVLYAVIVVPLMVLLPLMLAVLVEKNLPGIGFFRSAFYTPVLASSVVVGLSWQWLLSDHGLVNTWLQKAHIIRSAIPFLSDSWLILLCAMGLTLWKGLGWYMIFYLAALGNVPKELHEAAAVDGAGPVRRFWHVTMPGVRTSMMLVGTLTGIGSLRVFTEIYMLGGATGGPGGADRTLPFYIRDVALDPLTGNAGYGSAVSVALFVLTLGLTLLAQRLTKEDES, from the coding sequence ATGACCACCCTCTCTCCCCCCACCAAGGGATCGGGGGTCGCGGTCTCCTCCCGCGACTCCCGCCCCGGGGAACCGAGCGGCCGGCGCCGCCCGTTGCGGGCCCTCAAGCCTGGCCCCACCGCCGATGCGGGCGGCGCCGCGCTGTACCGACGCTGGTGGCTGCCGTGGCTGTGGATGTCCCCGGCGATCATCGGCGTCACCGCCTTCGGTGTGTACCCCTTCCTCAACACGCTGCTGTTGTCCTTCACCGACGCCAAGCCGCTCGGCGGCGCCGCCTCGTTCGTGGGCCTGGACAACTACACGCGGCTGCTGGGCGACTCCGACTTCTGGCTCGCCACCCGCAACAGCGTGCTGTACGCGGTGATCGTCGTCCCGCTGATGGTGCTGCTGCCGCTGATGCTGGCGGTGCTGGTGGAGAAGAACCTGCCGGGCATCGGCTTCTTCCGCTCCGCCTTCTACACCCCCGTCCTCGCCTCCAGCGTGGTCGTCGGCCTGAGCTGGCAGTGGCTGCTCAGCGACCACGGCCTGGTCAACACCTGGCTGCAGAAGGCCCACATCATCCGGTCGGCGATCCCGTTCCTGTCCGACTCCTGGCTGATCCTGCTGTGCGCGATGGGGCTCACCCTGTGGAAGGGCCTCGGCTGGTACATGATCTTCTACCTGGCCGCGCTGGGGAATGTGCCGAAGGAGCTGCACGAGGCCGCCGCGGTCGACGGCGCGGGTCCGGTCCGCCGCTTCTGGCACGTCACGATGCCCGGCGTCCGCACCTCGATGATGCTGGTCGGCACCCTCACCGGCATCGGCTCGCTGCGCGTGTTCACCGAGATCTACATGCTCGGCGGCGCCACCGGCGGCCCCGGCGGTGCCGACCGCACCCTCCCCTTCTACATCCGGGACGTCGCCCTCGACCCGCTCACCGGCAACGCGGGCTACGGCTCGGCGGTCAGCGTCGCCCTCTTCGTCCTCACCCTGGGCCTCACGCTGCTCGCGCAGCGCCTGACGAAGGAGGACGAGTCATGA
- a CDS encoding extracellular solute-binding protein, translating to MRARRLTGCVAGVIALTLTAAGCGLSGGGSDSGDATAGGCEVDKGNVGSGKLTGDVKGTITFQTTNLKKDFGGYFNGVIKAFEKAHPDTTVKWVDDPGDATFTQRLVADAQGCTLPDVVNINVNTAIALTKNGYLLDLDKKAPDAGEPFVPNLWKSSVYADASGTEVHSVLPWYSGGIVQTFNTDLMKKAGLDPAKPPTTVLGLFEDAQKVAEASDGEYYAFLANPQLRIPADWQQMDIKILSSDGKKFTFADDPKTAQWVEAMTKLYKSGGMPRDSLSSTQDPANVYGQGKLVYGPTNPNFLRFIQQNNPSVYEETGVARFMLDDLGHTVGAPQYIGVASTSKNAATALSFAQFLTNAENQLGWAKDPNVVIFPSTTASLDDPFFQSVEGDDPFAEARKIVASDRKTSTADEIALTPGELNAISAQIQLAMQGKKSAQDALDEAQKKANELIEQGS from the coding sequence ATGCGCGCGAGAAGACTGACCGGATGTGTGGCGGGCGTCATCGCCCTCACCCTGACCGCCGCCGGATGCGGCCTGTCGGGCGGCGGCTCCGACAGCGGGGACGCCACCGCCGGCGGCTGCGAGGTCGACAAGGGCAACGTCGGATCCGGGAAGCTCACCGGGGACGTCAAGGGCACGATCACCTTCCAGACGACGAACCTGAAGAAGGACTTCGGCGGCTACTTCAACGGCGTGATCAAGGCCTTCGAGAAGGCCCACCCGGACACCACGGTGAAGTGGGTCGACGATCCGGGCGACGCCACGTTCACCCAGCGCCTGGTCGCGGACGCGCAGGGCTGCACGCTGCCGGACGTGGTGAACATCAACGTCAACACGGCGATCGCGCTCACCAAGAACGGTTACCTCCTCGACCTCGACAAGAAGGCGCCGGACGCGGGGGAGCCGTTCGTGCCCAACCTGTGGAAGTCGAGCGTGTACGCGGACGCCTCCGGGACCGAGGTGCACAGCGTGCTGCCGTGGTACTCCGGCGGCATCGTGCAGACCTTCAACACCGACCTGATGAAGAAGGCGGGCCTGGATCCGGCCAAACCTCCGACGACCGTGCTCGGTCTGTTCGAGGACGCCCAGAAGGTGGCCGAGGCCTCGGACGGCGAGTACTACGCGTTCCTCGCCAACCCGCAGTTGCGCATCCCGGCCGACTGGCAGCAGATGGACATCAAGATCCTGTCCTCCGACGGCAAGAAGTTCACCTTCGCCGACGACCCGAAGACCGCGCAGTGGGTTGAGGCCATGACGAAGCTCTACAAGAGCGGCGGCATGCCGAGGGACTCGCTCTCCTCCACCCAGGACCCGGCCAACGTCTACGGCCAGGGCAAGCTGGTCTACGGCCCGACGAACCCCAACTTCCTGCGGTTCATCCAGCAGAACAACCCGAGCGTCTACGAGGAGACCGGTGTCGCCCGCTTCATGCTGGACGACCTCGGCCACACCGTCGGCGCCCCGCAGTACATAGGTGTGGCGTCCACCAGCAAGAACGCGGCGACCGCGCTGTCCTTCGCGCAGTTCCTGACCAACGCGGAGAACCAGCTGGGGTGGGCGAAGGACCCGAACGTGGTCATCTTCCCGTCCACCACGGCCTCCCTGGACGACCCGTTCTTCCAGTCGGTCGAGGGCGACGACCCGTTCGCCGAGGCCCGCAAGATCGTCGCGAGTGACCGCAAGACCTCCACGGCCGACGAGATCGCCCTCACCCCGGGCGAGTTGAACGCGATCTCGGCCCAGATCCAACTGGCGATGCAGGGCAAGAAGAGCGCCCAGGACGCCCTCGACGAGGCCCAGAAGAAGGCCAACGAGCTGATCGAGCAGGGCAGCTGA
- a CDS encoding peptidyl-prolyl cis-trans isomerase, producing MVGGEAVRRDRVDAVLDAVPARDREARPEGQARAERQRRRWATQVVVADELARRACAARGLAPPPEVSPARGLAVSGAEVADLGSIIAVALVHSPAARTLLAALEAEQRVPEKAVRGYYDRNPDRFLTAEALRRGVDPYGEAGPGDFLPYDDVHDDLVRELRRAMGRQAFFDWLDRARADVEYAPGHEHPGDPSHPDHEHRH from the coding sequence CTGGTGGGTGGTGAGGCCGTCCGTAGGGACCGGGTCGACGCCGTGCTGGACGCTGTGCCCGCGCGGGACCGGGAGGCGCGGCCGGAGGGGCAGGCGCGGGCGGAGCGGCAGCGGAGGCGGTGGGCGACGCAGGTGGTGGTCGCGGACGAGCTGGCCCGGCGGGCCTGCGCCGCGCGCGGGCTCGCGCCGCCGCCCGAGGTGTCCCCGGCCCGTGGACTCGCGGTGTCCGGGGCCGAGGTCGCCGACCTGGGCAGCATCATCGCGGTGGCGCTCGTCCACTCCCCCGCCGCGCGCACCCTGCTGGCGGCGCTGGAGGCCGAGCAGAGGGTGCCGGAGAAGGCCGTACGGGGCTACTACGACCGCAATCCGGACCGTTTCCTCACCGCGGAGGCGCTGCGGCGCGGCGTCGACCCGTACGGCGAGGCGGGGCCCGGGGACTTCCTGCCGTACGACGACGTCCACGACGACCTGGTGCGGGAGCTGCGGCGGGCCATGGGCCGCCAGGCCTTCTTCGACTGGCTGGACCGGGCCCGCGCCGACGTGGAGTACGCGCCGGGGCACGAGCACCCGGGCGACCCGTCGCACCCCGACCACGAACACCGGCACTGA